GCTGCTGGGTATGGGGCTGATGGCCCTCTGCCTGTGCTTCGCCCGCAAGCGCGGTTATCCGAAGGGAGATAAAATCCCTTTCAGGCAGGCGCTGAAAATTGTGCTGGATGCCCTGTGGGGGCTGATGACGGTGGTGATTATCCTCGGCGGGATCTTGTCCGGGATATTTACCGCCACTGAATCTGCCGCCGTGGCCTGCCTGTGGGCGTTCTTCGTCACCATGTTCATCTACCGCGACTACAAATGGAATGAACTGCCGAAGCTGATGTGCCGCACGGTGAAAACCGTCACCATCGTGATGATTTTGATTGGCTTTGCGGCGGCGTTTGGGGCAGTGATGACCTACATGCAGTTGCCAATGCGCATCACCGAATTCTTCACCTCGCTGTCCGATAACAAATACGTGATCCTGATGTACCTCAACATCATGCTGCTGCTGCTTGGCACGCTGATGGACATGGCGCCGATCATCCTGATCCTGACCCCGGTGCTGCTGCCGGTGACCAATGCGCTGGGGATCGACCCGGTGCATTTTGGGATGATCATGATGGTTAACCTGGGGATTGGGCTGATCACGCCGCCGGTCGGGTCGGTGCTGTTCGTGGCGAGCGCGGTGAGTAAGCAGAAGATCGAGCACGTTGTACGCGCGATGCTGCCGTTCTACGGCATGTTGCTGGTGATATTGGGGATGATTACCTATATTCCGGCGATTTCATTATGGTTGCCGGGGGTGTTAGGGATGCAGTGACGCGTGCGGCCTGATGCCCTCACCCCGGCCCTCTCCCACGGGGAGAGGGGGCAAACACGAGAAACGGCAACCCGGTTGCCGTTTCACTTTTACCTTTGGCGCAACAGCCGCAGCGCGTTCGCCGTCACCAGCACCGTCGCCCCGGTATCCGCCAGCACCGCCAGCCACAGGCCGGTCATGCCGAGCAGCGTGGTGACCAGGAAAATCCCCTTCAGGCCCAGCGCAATCCCGATGTTCTGGCGAATGTTGGCCCGCGTCGCCCGCGCGAGATCTATCATCTGCGCCAGCCCGGTCAGACGGTTGTGCGTCAGCGCCGCATCCGCCGTCTCCAGCGCCACGTCGGTGCCGCTGCCCATGGCAATGCCGATGGTTGCAGCCTTCATCGCCGGGGCATCGTTAATGCCATCGCCTACCATCGCCAGCGGGGCGCGCGCGTTCATCTCCGTTACGGCACGCACCTTGTCCGCAGGCAGTAACCCGGCCTTAAACGCCAGCCCCAGCTCGCCAGCAATCGCCGCCGCCGCGCGCGGGTTGTCGCCGGTCAGGATCACGCCCTGTACGCCCAGCCTGTGCAGCGCGTTGATGGCGTCTTTCGCATCGTCACGCAGGGTATCGCGCAGCGCCAGCATGCCCATCGGTACGCCGTCCTGCATCACGGCAACAACCGTCTGACCGGCCTGCTCTAATGCCTCAACCTGTGGATCCGCGAACGCACCTGCCGCGGCGATCAGCACTTTTTTGCCGTCGACGACGGCCTCAATCCCGGATCCGACCAGCGCTCGCTGGGCGGTTGCCGAAGGGATGTTCAGCCCGCGTTCCTGCGCTTCACGCACTATCGCCTGCGCCAGCGGGTGAGTGGATCCCTGCTCTACGGCGGCGGCCAGCGTCAGCAGTGCGTCTTCACTGATGTCCTGCGGATAGACGCCGGTGACCTGCGGTTTACCAACCGTCAGCGTGCCGGTTTTATCGAAGGCGATGTGCTGAA
The sequence above is a segment of the Enterobacter hormaechei ATCC 49162 genome. Coding sequences within it:
- a CDS encoding TRAP transporter large permease → MDAFVLLFTLAILLALGMPVAFAVGLSAVAGALWIDLPLEALMIQITSGVNKFTLLAIPFFILAGAIMAEGGIARRLVNFAYIFVGFIRGGLSLVNIVASTFFGAISGSSVADTASIGSVMIPEMEKKGYPREYAAAVTASGSVQAILIPPSHNSVIYSLAAGGTVSIATLFIAGVLPGLLLGMGLMALCLCFARKRGYPKGDKIPFRQALKIVLDALWGLMTVVIILGGILSGIFTATESAAVACLWAFFVTMFIYRDYKWNELPKLMCRTVKTVTIVMILIGFAAAFGAVMTYMQLPMRITEFFTSLSDNKYVILMYLNIMLLLLGTLMDMAPIILILTPVLLPVTNALGIDPVHFGMIMMVNLGIGLITPPVGSVLFVASAVSKQKIEHVVRAMLPFYGMLLVILGMITYIPAISLWLPGVLGMQ